Below is a genomic region from Brassica oleracea var. oleracea cultivar TO1000 chromosome C9, BOL, whole genome shotgun sequence.
AGCCGTTTGTAATCAATGTGATGCTGATAAATGCTCCTTAAAGTTGTCGTAAGGAAGGAGAGAGTTTATAGCAACCAAAGTTCCGAGATTCTTCTAGCAGGAAAGGAGAGAGGTTATACTAACCAAAGTTCCCATTAGATCTATTTTCACTTTCAACATGAAGCTCGACATATCCTGTAGAGTGACGGAGGAACAAGAAACCGGCTCAGGGGTGATGCCCTGGCTGACCCGCCGACGTCGTCGGGGGCTGAACCCGGTGAAGCTCCGGTCAGAAAAACTTTTAATCGGTGAGGCTGGCTATGGACCGATGGTTATATCTAAAAAGGGGAGACTTTTTGAATTTTGCAGAGAGTAACAGAGGATAAACGGGTGCAGAAAGGAAATACACGCGGGGTAACTGGGCGAGTCAACTAGTGGCAGGTGGTTAAGGACTTTTCTCTGGTTTCGTGCCTGGGAGAGAAGGTTCGAGATCGACTTCACCTCGCTTGTTTAAATTGACATTATCAACAGCAAACGATGAAATATTTACATCACTCTGTTTAAATAACACACAAATAATCTGATTTACCACACCAAAGGTTATGGGTCAGCTATCAACTGCTTTGTTTAGAGTGAGTCAGTGAGACCGCTCCTTTCGCCTTTTTCATTCTCGTTTCCTTAACTGCCTCCATCTTCTCCAACTCCTCTGAAAAAGCCTCTATTTCTGATACATTATCTGGTGCACTATCAGAAAAAAAACAAGAATTAGTTGCAAACTAATTCCAAATAACTCAGAATTTGTTTTTTGTTTTGTTTTTTTTTTACTTTGGATAAAATAAAGGTATGCAAAGAGGGAGATGGTTAAATACGTTTGTCCTCCATATCTCTGGAACTCCTCCCGTAAGATTTTATTAAAGGCCCATGGCAAAGGAATAGGCCTCACAGAAGACCTTCTTTTAGATGAAGACCCCAAACCTGAACGCCCTCTTCCTCCACGCATAGGGGGAGGTGGATGATCAAATAAACTTTCACAATGACCTTACCTCTGCTTCCAATTCCTTTGGGAACTCGTCCTTGGCATCCCAAAGTATATCCATCATCGTGCGTCGGACCTTTAAAACATTACCACGTACAAATGCTGTGTGGAACATGATCCTAAAGATCATCTCTTCACATACCAAATTATCACTCAAGTTTACAAATTCCAGAACAACATCCCCTTGAACACGGCACTGGATATCTAACATCACCAAGATACACTCTTCCTGCAGATTAGATTACAAAATGGAACATACGTTTCTTCTTCAGTAGAGAAGCATTTTAACTTTCAATCTCTGATTTTTGAATGTGTCTAACTCACATATATTAGATACGGGAAAACTAAACCAACGTTTAAGGTTCACATTGGAGGATACATTAGCTAAATCAGTGTGATAAACATATAAATTAATCCATATGTCACACAAATATAATGGTTTGAAAAGTACTTGTTGGTACATATGATCTGTCTTTGGTGTGGAAAAGAGAAGAATGGAACTCCTGCAGGTGCAGGCTCTGGCTTTGGGGTCCTGACCAAAAACCCTTAAACTTGGTCTCCAATCTCTTCTCCATTCAAAATGTGAGAGACCTTTGAGAATCAAGCAATCCAAAAGAAGAGGCGCCTCGGAAGAAGGCCATTCAGAGCTAGTGGAGATGTACTGAAGATATCTTAGTTGAGAAGGCCTAGGGTTTAGAGAAGAGGCATGACGAAGAAGTTCCATAGAACCCTGGTTATATGCCAATTCCAGAGTCTTCTGATCGCCATGATACCGGTCTATGTACAATAATAGTGCTGATAACATAAAATCAAGAAGAGGCAAACTACCTCTCTCGCAATGCATCAACATAACATTTTGTTGACCTAACCAGCTTTCACTTGATATTAGAAATTGACTAATCACTTGGAGAGGTAGAAGCGGAACACTTCCTTGTTGATTAGGATAGTCCATTACCCACATGCGGTATTGAGACAGTAGTGTTGATATTCGACTTCGTTGGTACCCAGCTCTGAAGTTACACACCATGAAAGAAGCATCTGGGTAATGATCATGTAGCTGCGCTACGATGCCATCCAAGTACAGTTTGTACTCATCATCTCCCATAACATCGCATGAGAAACAACAGTCAAAAGCTGCAAAGTAATGAAATATTTTTTTTTTCATTTATATTCAAATAGGGAGTCATACGATTACAAACAGAGTCGTGATACCATAGACGTGCTCAGATATCTCGACGAGTCGATCCTGAGCTTTTCTGTAGAAATGTTTTCGGAAGAGCGACATTTGATCAGGAATAAAAAGATGATTTAGTATACAAAACAACAAGAAGAAGCAGATTGTATTTGCTTTAGGCTCTTACTACTTATTACTAAACCACAACAACCACCTACTTCATCGATTTATTACAAACGAACCCTCAGCTAAATGATGAAGACAGAGAAACAAAGTTGACTTTGCGCCAAAGAGTGCCTTCGTTCAGAGTTTCAGCGTTATCATATTTAACAAACAAATACTATCGTTTACCAAAAAAATAATAAACAAAGGAAAAAAAGGCGATTGTAGCTGTCAAGAATCCCACCATGTTTCTTGAAAGGTTGATGCTTCAATCACCCAAAACGCGGAATCTTAAATCACTTAATCACATGTTTTTTTCTAAAGCAAACATATTATATTTGTGATTCAGCTTAATAATTGTTGTACAGTTCATAAAATATTGAGGCAAGATATGCATCTTGCTTCCTCTTTATCATAAGATCACAACGTTAGTAATGCATGCATATTATCTTTGATATTTTATCTCTTGACAAATTAAGGACGAGATTCACTTACTAAATCTCTTCTTACACTATGAAAAAAATGAAAACCTTACATAGTATCACTACTACCGATTCAATATATGAATTTAATCTTTATATAGTTGGGCTTGTTTTTTTCTATCAGCAACTGATGTATAGTCGCTTGTTCATATCCTAGATGATCATATAATTTCTTATTCATATATATTTCCAAATGTTTAAATAGACGACATTTGGTTACGTGTCAAATGCGACCAAATCACAAATTGAAGATCACAGCAACACGTAAGCGAAGATGGCCATAATTGCTTGTTTATATGACAAAATGTTTATATAATTGATTGTTCATATTCCAAAATTATTATATAATAACTTTACGAATTTCTACATAAATATTTTCAGTGGCTTATTTTTAAGTCAATAACGTGTTTAGCCATATATATATATTTTTACAGACTGAACATGTTTGTTTACGATCTGGTTAGTTCTCTACTAATAATTATTATTATTATGTTTATTTTTGCTTTTGAAATTAGGTTGTAAGTTTTTTAATTGCGACTGTAGTTATTTTTTGTAAATTTATTTTTATGAACATTGAAAATAAGAAATAAAAGTTGTAAGAAATTGATTTCCAAAACTAACATATATCTTTTTCTATTCTTTGGCTGTAGATTCAGTGTATCTACCCCTTAATTTTGTTTTTGGTGAGAACTATATATATATATATATATATATATATATATATATATTTTTTTTTTTAACGTCGGATTAATTATGCTATTACAACGATAAGAAATATTACATAGACGATTTTACAGCCGACAATTCTACCATCATATGAGAATGCACGTCTGACTGCATCGCTCCGAACCGCCCTATGAAATTCATGTTCGATGATACGTCCTTGCACCATGCTGAAGACCTGTTGTAACATTTTTTCTCCATTTAATATTTGATTATATTTATTTTATTATGATAGATAAAAATGTGGTTGCAATTATTTTCAAAAATCCTTTTATTTATTACATTTTCACGTAGGAAGTGACAAACGTATTTCAATTAATTTAAACACACAAAATTGAGCATATAAGTAAAATAAAATATCAAATTAATATGTTAGCCCAAAAATGTCCAGATAATAATATTCTTTGAACTGTTAAAATTAAATTTTTCTTATAAAAAGATTTACACCACTCTGTTTAGATTGACACAAAATATCCGAGTTCTCACACCAAATTACTTATATATGAAAAATTTCATGGGTCAGTTAGCTGGTTTTTTTAGTGTGAACCGAATTGTTCTTTCGCTTTCTTCATCCTCGCTTCCTTAGCGGCTCCCATCTTCTCCAGCTCTGCTTGCTCGACATTCTCTTCGTGTGTTTTCTTCCACAAGCTTACAAACTTCGCAAGAGTCCCAGTAACTGCAGCAATAAAGCACCACTTGTTGTCATTAGCTATAATAACAGTGAACTACTTCTACTTTCTAAGGTATTTACACACGAGGATTATTGTTTCCGTGGCCAAACCTTGTTCAAATGGATAGCGGCTGGGATCCTCGCCAAAATAGTGCGCAAGCGCATCAGCATTCCTTCCCTGTCCATCATTAAGAAAGACAAAAACATACCATCTCAGGATCAAAGGTAAAGGAGCGTTTTGAAGTCTAGTCGAGGTTGACAATTTACCGTTTCAGTGTAAAGACGGCTGATAGCTTCCACTTCAGTCTCAGCAATACGCATGAAGTCCTTCAACCTCTTTTATTAAAACAACAGACTTAATTAGAGTTTAGCATCCGGAAGAAGTCAAGTCAGAAAAACAAAACCTTAGCTGAAGAATAATCATTTTCCAAATGGTTTCAAAATTATGAAGCTTCATGGAACTAATCTCTCTTTTTTTCTTTTTTTTTTGTTCAATGAAACTAATCTCAAAGTCATCATGAATCATTGATTATATTAACATATGCAGAAGAAAGATAGTTTTAGAATAACCAACATACTTTATAGGAAACTTCAGAAACAAGACCATCACGTTCGGATGCAGTGAGCTCCTGGTCCAGCATTTCCAACCCTTTGCTAATGGCTTGCATGTCCTCAGCCAGCGACTTCAATTGTATCTGAATATGAGAGCCATTCAAATGATGAGCCAGTTACAACTAAGGAGTAGAAAACTGATAAAGCACAAACACAAACCTTTGAAGCTGATTCAAGATTTTCAAGATCCTTATGGAAGTCCAGTAGATGTGACGCCTTAGAAGCAAAGACCTGGAGAAAGAAAGAGGAGAGTTTCAAGATTATGCATCCCTCCCTCCTGAGCCAGACCATTTTCTAGAGGATGCTTTTTTTTGAGATTGTACTTTACCTTGCAAAGATAATGCATGAGAGTCATCTTGCTGTTAGCAGCACGTGTATCGCTTAATGCTAATAAACATTCCAACTTGAATCCCACTGCAGCGCCTGCGGAAGCAAATCAAGGGTCTTATCAGCCCCACTCTTGAAACCAAGCTCACATTGAACAGAGTTAAGAAATGTTTTGAGCAAAAAGATGTTATTAATATCATAATGCTTACCCCTCACAGTTCCTTGGTTCAGTGTGTTCCCCAGGTAAAGAATCCTTTTCATAATTCCTTTCAGCTTTTGCGAAGAACGAATCTGATTAACAAGCAACGAGAAGAAAAGGTGTGAGTTGAGATGCATATGGACTGCACAAAGACTAGAGTTAAAACTATTCCAAATTTCTTACCTCCTCACATGCAGACTTTACCGCATTTAAACTTTGGGCAAATCTCCAAAATATCAACTTTCTAAGTTTATATCACAAAAATAGCACTCAAAAACTAAAATGACCAAAATAGCACATTTCTAAGTTTATCCTTTGAAAATTTTAATTTTTTTATTTTTCAAAATTTGAAATCTTATCCCCAAAACCTCATTTCTCAACTC
It encodes:
- the LOC106316935 gene encoding formin-like protein 20; amino-acid sequence: MSLFRKHFYRKAQDRLVEISEHVYAFDCCFSCDVMGDDEYKLYLDGIVAQLHDHYPDASFMVCNFRAGYQRSRISTLLSQYRMWVMDYPNQQGSVPLLPLQVISQFLISSESWLGQQNVMLMHCERGSLPLLDFMLSALLLYIDRYHGDQKTLELAYNQGSMELLRHASSLNPRPSQLRYLQYISTSSEWPSSEAPLLLDCLILKGLSHFEWRRDWRPSLRVFGQDPKARACTCRSSILLFSTPKTDHMYQQEECILVMLDIQCRVQGDVVLEFVNLSDNLVCEEMIFRIMFHTAFVRGNVLKVRRTMMDILWDAKDEFPKELEAEVRSL